One Chionomys nivalis chromosome 4, mChiNiv1.1, whole genome shotgun sequence genomic region harbors:
- the LOC130872443 gene encoding acrosomal protein SP-10-like — protein MENLLKLCLFLLCFETTFTIKCVLCPSYKNEECVGGIQTCTTQPGETCMIRRTWHSSKHNKLESAEMRCTKFCKFNEKYSGGLTIHTFCCNSEDFCNDIDFPIMMT, from the exons atggaaaatctaCTGAAGctgtgcctcttccttctctgctttgaAACCA CTTTCACGATAAAGTGTGTACTGTGTCCGTCTTACAAAAATGAGGAGTGTGTTGGTGGGATTCAGACGTGTACTACACAACCTGGTGAAACTTGTATGATCCGCAGAACCTGGCATTCGAGTAAAC ATAATAAGCTGGAAAGTGCAGAGATGAGGTGCACAAAATTCtgtaaatttaatgaaaaatattctgGAGGTCTAACAATACATACATTCTGCTGCAATTCTGAAGATTTCTGCAATGACATTGATTTTCCAATCATGATGACTTAG
- the LOC130873978 gene encoding protein PIP-1-like has translation MENLLKLCLFLLCFETALTLQCILCKSYKNRECVDGNQTCTAQPDEVCIIRRTWYASDYENLQSAESGCNESCELDEEFSDGLTIHTQCCNDEDFCNDINSPIMMT, from the exons atggaaaatctaCTGAAGctgtgtctctttcttctctgctttgaAACTG CTCTCACTCTACAGTGTATACTGTGTAAGTCTTACAAAAACAGGGAATGTGTTGATGGGAATCAGACATGCACTGCACAACCTGATGAAGTCTGTATTATCCGCAGAACCTGGTATGCATCTGATT ATGAGAATTTGCAAAGTGCAGAGTCTGGGTGCAATGAATCCTGTGAACTAGATGAAGAGTTTTCTGATGGTCTAACAATACACACACAGTGCTGCAATGATGAAGATTTCTGTAATGACATCAATTCACCAATTATGATGACTTAA
- the LOC130872393 gene encoding prostate and testis expressed protein 2-like has protein sequence MGKFMFLLLLLGAFTLVFFQAQATVCMVCKSFKRGHCLVGKSNCTTKYSPGCRTRNFFIFSKTGRWVHNHTELDCSNACLAENMYYGSLKISTFCCKGEDFCNRYIGQVVNKDFH, from the exons ATGGGCAAGTTCATGTTCCTTCTCCTACTGCTGGGGGCTTTTACTCTTGTGTTCTTCCAAG CTCAGGCCACAGTGTGCATGGTCTGCAAGTCTTTTAAAAGAGGACACTGTCTGGTAGGCAAGAGCAACTGCACTACGAAATACAGTCCTGGATGCAGAACCAGGAATTTCTTCATATTCTCAAAAACAG GTAGATGGGTCCACAATCACACCGAACTGGACTGTTCTAATGCGTGTTTGGCTGAAAACATGTATTATGGAAGTTTGAAGATTTCTACATTTTGCTGCAAAGGTGAAGATTTCTGTAACAGATATATTGGCCAAGTAGTGAATAAGGACTTTCACTAA